The DNA region agagagagagagggcaggGGGGCACCACCAAGCAGTGAGCGAGTCAGTGATGGCCATGCATGCATCATCCCCCATACCCTTTCCTCGAGcttaattttaatttgatgTAAACACGTGACATTTCATCGGAAATTCTCGGTAAAAGGTTACCTACCGTTTCTGTGAAATGctatatatgcatatacataaTCGATATTTGAAAAGTAAGCTGCTCTATAATGTACATGATTCAAATATAAAATCTCTTACTTTCAAGTGAAGAATAATACcatcagaccgtagtactgaatgATTTCTCACCCTTAATTTAAATATATCCTTATTATTCAAAACATGCTTGACTAGAACTTTGCATTGATCTTTTCTTGTTGAAATCGAAGGATAGATTTTTAGTCCTTGTTCAACTCGAGCACGAATGATGAGAAAGTTTTTAATGTGATAGACATGTTGTGATGAACTAAATTCACTTATTATCATATGGGTAGACGACATAGTTGATATATCATGGATCTAAActataatattaataaattgATACACATATTATTAGATAAATGAATTTATAACACTACATGACAGTGTAACATACACGTTGAAAATTGTCTCGTCAATCTTAAAAAGATGGTCAATTTTTAACAATGTAAACCCTTGCAATTACAACTTCTTCGTGTAATTCAATTCTTTAGAATTCACCTTCGTGGCAGCTTTCTCATAGACCCATACCATAGACTAGATTTTTCTCTCTTCAAAATGGATATAACTAAACCCTAGGAGAATGATTTATGTGTAATCAATTACTTCAACCCAATACATGGGAAGAGAATCTTAATCCAACATGTCAAACTTCTCCTAATAGCTAGCTCCTTTTGATAATCCTCTAAACATACGAATTAAGATATATAGGCCTGCATTATAAATTTCAATGTTCTAATTAAGAAGTGGGGCTGGTGATTGTAAATGAGAGTTGAGAGTTGCAAGCGCAATAAGAATTTTGGAAACCCGATTTCAAGGTCAGGAAAAGTTAATATGAATGTGGTACCCCCTGAAATTTTGTCCAAGCCATAACGTTGAAGATAATACTGGACCACAATAATCAAATCACTTGTATAAGGCCGCATGAAAACGATATGCAATTACCATGCACATATAAGATGTAACACATTTAAATATTGTGACAAAAAAAATGTAACCAAACTTTACAAGAGAGTTACCTTATAGTATTAATTAGCAAAGTCTCACACTAGTGAGTAATGTactcacttttttatttttcccaaTAAAAATTTCACATGTTCTTTGTTTTTTAAAGGCCAAGAAAAATCAAATAAcatgttaattatttttaaaataataaaacatgtGTTCATATATTATTGAACAAAATGAAAAGGTGAATACTGATCACCGGAGAGTACCCAAgtattattcttaattttgtttcGTTTAGAGTAATGTTCAagatttttctttatataaGGAATGCTACCTCCTCTTCGGATTGCCTTGTTGAAAGTGATCTATATATAGAATCTGTTATTTCTTAGtccttttcccctttttttttcttgccaaAAGTCCTTTTTCCCTTTTAGACTACTATAACTTTGTTAAGCATTGATATTCTGATGCAAGGTTGAATTGTCCGGCTCTTCTCGATcatatgtttttcttttggttagTCCTGACTCGTGAGATGCATTTTTCCTCTCATAAACCAAAACCCTTTTTTTGTTGGAGATATGAGTTTAGGGTCCTATCTAATTGTGCTTTTGTTGCTATCAATTTATgaataatacttgcattctcttttaagggaatgagttcattcCTCCATTTCTAAAAAATGTATCTTCatcgtaattttttttatgatcgGAACTATTCAATCTGTTAATATTCATTTGAAGATTATTCCTACAAAAATTCATTCGAATCGAATATTATTTAGTCATCCAAATATGTCACATAAATCAACAATGAAGGTATCaagcatcatattcatgttgaatcgttgatttatttcatacatTTAGATACGATTTCCGATTCGAATGATTTTTTGTAGAGTTGattttcaaatgaaaattagaaaattGAACCGTTTCAATTATGAAAGTTATATGGTGAATATACATTATAAGTAAGTGGGTGAATGAGCTTATCCCCCTTAACAGAGGGAATACAAGCATTATCCTTAAATTATAAATGATCTATTAATCTTTTGTTTTAGGATCAAAATAAATGATCTATTAatctaataattaaaaataggctttttagccaaaatagtccctgaaatttgcataacacatcactttggttcctgagatttgaaatcaatagaagtggtccctgagattgtccactaccaatcattttggtctttctgtgcaaaattttgttaaataaggattaaaatgacaaatattgccttaatttaataaacaataggccaaaatgatttgacaaaaattaaaggtattttggtcattctattcttatttaatggagatttttcaaggaAGCACCAAAATGagttgtaaacacgaaaattctgtATCAAATGAAACGAGAACATGTGTagaaagtagatttgtattgatttgaatttgtaggttacaatctctaTTTACAATTTCCTCTTatttagtcttcaaatttgatgtagatgcgtgATTGTTGATTCAAGGatcgcgatgacttgatctcggacgaactgttgaacgattgcttcaagttttgagcttgaaaacaACGCGTGGATGATCTTCACCTcaagggtgcggcaaggggtagtGTTTGATGCGGATTTCGTTGcttcaagggtcttggcgacttgatcttgaaacaaACGTTGCTACAAGTTtataagcttgcaacaaagtcttgaaggaatcggtacgagcgcttgttgattcttcaaagaagtgcttcggctttggttgaGAGAAAGCTTTGACTTTGGTTGAATGTTCTTCGAAGAGAGTTTTGCCAGAGGTTCTTATGTGTAGAGATTTTTCGACCCTATGCTTGTAtgaggaccttgtatttataggcttttcaaagcttgcctttggatggatttggctttgatttatgTCCTAATTTATCCAcgggagaatttaggcatgttttgtgtcttaattccCTTGCTTGGCCGAATTTAAGAGCccttgttgcctattttgtgagcaatcttcaattcttactagttttatgaagatgctttgactttctttccggttttaggatcaatttggACCTTTTTGCAGAATTTAAGAGAGATTTCTCCCCTTTGCCCCATTTTGGGGAAGTTTTCTACTTCGTTTGCTTGacttgtgccacatgtcattgatgacttgtccatttgtgatgagttatgcaaatttcaaagaccattttggctaaaaagccttaaaaATAGTATACTAGCTAGTTAGGCATTGCTTAAGGTCAAAACTTGTGCATAATTTGGAAGATATATCACAAATTCAACAGGCTTCACTAGTGcacttttattttcaaaaatggAAATTCCAGACATGTGCACTATTTGGTTCACATATTAGTATGCAATATAATATAGTGAAAGTCCAATAAAACCAAGAATTTTAGGCCCATATTTCACACGGCACATTCTGAGTCGATTCCTGGCCCTGGTGAATCACATGATAAGGGCTaggggaggctgaaatgcctttgTGAGTTTTTCTGGCCACTGGAAGAATGGACTACCATGGCAAAGCTTCCAGCTAGTCCCATTcttaaagagaaaaataaataaaaccaagaTTATCATATTAAGAATGTCCTCCATTCAAATTAACAACAAAATTGCTTGCAAAGAGAACCCATGTTTAACGTAATAAACTTCGTCAGGTAATATGGATGAATTTAAATAgcgtttaaaataaaattatttgtacaatATTTACTCATCACTTTATTTAATCATTACAGTCGACGGAGAGGGTCGGAATTGTGCGAGCAAGATGTGAACGACTCATGAAGCATTGGTCTAAGATTAAGGGGACTCCATCCGACCATGGTGAGAAGTTTGGTGTGTGGTGTGCCTGATCATCCCCTGGGCGCTTGGCTTGGCCATAGCTTTTGCCACTGGCTGGCAGGACCAGCAGCAAGCACTACACGTACAATCGATGACACCAAAAGTCAAAAACTCCAAACCTAACTATCTATCTGGCAATACAATACAAACGTGTCCTCTCTACGAAGACAAGTGGCCTCCAATTAACAATAATAGTTAAGTATTCTTTACTGGCAAATTCATCACACAGTAAATTGAGCTAGATCTTTCTCTCTGGTTCTGGTTCTTAATTACTTAGCACACGCAGAAATATACGCACATATACATCTATATACATATAGagggagacagagagagagagagagattgcacccaaaaaattattgaagaaAAGGACAACCTCACATGACCTAAACCCTCATCTTTCATGGGCCCCTACGTATAAAAatttcttctcctccttcttccgatccctctctctctctctctctccccgctCAGACAcagtttttttcttctaaacaaGAAAATTGGAAGACGGAATTTGATGTTTTGCTTCTCATTGTAAAGCTTCACAAAAGGTAATTAGCTACTCAATTAACCTGTAAATttaaacatatatatgtgtatgtatgtatgtgtgtatccatctctctctttctgtctCTCTCTACCCCTCTAGTTTAGTAGCATAGTTTGGTCAACACTGATATGCCAAGAAGCTAGTTTACGACTTCCTGACCTTATGGTTGAGCTGTCCATGGCTAATTTTGTCACGTTTTATTAGGGTTTGCGTTTTTCGGCTTTGGTCAAGGAAGGCACCGACCCTCTTTTGTGGATGATGAGACTCTCAGACTTTGGGGCCTCAGAGATCTGATCAGAAGCACAAAAAGATAACAATTTTCATAAAGGTATAATTTGAGGTGAGCGTTCTTACATGCAAGCCAGTTTTTAATACATAaaatttcttattattattattttattcaattattCATTTCCTACACTAATCAGGTGATAGGGTTTTGGATAATATTGCAAATTATTGTGATAGAATATAACAAGATCATGGACTTTATGCAAAGAGATCAAAAGGGGTATTCTGACAAAGAAGATCAAGATCAAGAACAAGAAGAtcaagaggaagaggaggataTAATCACCACAAGTAACAGCAATTATGGGTCCTCACCAAAATACAAAGGcatccttcttcctcctcctcctccgcacTACCACCAGCAGTACGGCCGGCAAAAGCCGTGGCTTGATGTTCAGAATCACGGCTCTCCGGAAGCCATCAACTTCACGGACTTATCACTAAACAAAGATCAGGTTTCTGATGGTGGTACGGACCAGAATTACTGGCCTCCTAATTCTGAAAGAGAGCACATGTTTGACAAGGTTGTGACGCCAAGCGATGTTGGGAAGCTCAACCGCCTGGTCATTCCGAAGCAGCATGCGGAGCGGTACTTCCCACTTGACTCCTCATCGAACGACAAGGGCTTGCTTTTGAATTTCCAAGACCGGACGGGAAAGCCGTGGCGGTTTAGGTACTCTTATTGGAATAGCAGCCAGAGCTATGTCATGACAAAAGGGTGGAGCCGTTTTGTGAAGGAGAAGAAGCTGGATGCCGGTGACATTGTATCATTTGAGCGAGGGGTTGGGGAATCGGGGAAGGACAGATTGTACATTGACTGGAGGCGCCGTCCTCCCCCTCCTCTTCCGCCTCAACTACATCCTCATAACCATTATGGCGGAGGCAGGGTTTACTCGCTGCTGCAGCGGCCGCTGCCTTCGTCTGTGATGTCGTCTATGCCTCTTAGACACCACGAACATTTTCTTCACTCGAACAACAATGTTCATCATCCGTACCACCACCAGCATCACAACTATCAGCTCATGAATCAACAATATTTACCGCATCAGCTTCATCAATTGCAAGGTGGGGGGGATCAACATGTGATTCATCATCAATATCCAATGGTGATAGATTCGGTGCCTTTTTATCAACATGGTAATTATAAGAACAGTGCTACTAGTACCAGTAATAGTGCTAGTGCTAGTGTTGCTTCATCAGCTGGTAAGAAGCTTAGGCTTTTTGGTGTGAACATGGAATGCTCAAGTAGTCCAATTGAAGAGGATGATCATCACGAATGTCAGATATTGTCTTCAACAGCAATACCCTATCAACCTCATCTTCCATCGTCGACATCTTCACTGGCTTTTCCTCCGCTCGAATTCATTAGGCTGCCCAATACAAGTAGTAGTAGTACTCCACCAGATCATCTTTTCCTCTCCAACAAAGGGAAATCTACAACTTCGTTTTATTTGGATCCCTAGAGAGTTTGATCGTTTGCTGTGTCAATAACGACTTTTCGATCTTCACTAGTTCAATTTCCTCTTGAATTAAAGGTACCCCAATGGACAATGGTCCCCCCATCGACACAGGTCTAGCTGTAGATCAGCTGCCTTCCAAATAAAGGAACAATCTACTTCACTTGTCGATTTATTTGGACATATATGATGATCCCAAGCTCGCTAGAAAAGAGTTCATTTGCCGTGAATTAGCaggaaaataaatatataaacaaaagtgAACAAGCATTTTTCTTTACATCAATTTACACTAGTAGTCGAATTTACTTTTTCAAATTGATCAGAGTACTACTACTACCGCTGCTGCTGCATTTCTTttttcctt from Malus domestica chromosome 01, GDT2T_hap1 includes:
- the LOC103422769 gene encoding B3 domain-containing transcription factor NGA1 codes for the protein MDFMQRDQKGYSDKEDQDQEQEDQEEEEDIITTSNSNYGSSPKYKGILLPPPPPHYHQQYGRQKPWLDVQNHGSPEAINFTDLSLNKDQVSDGGTDQNYWPPNSEREHMFDKVVTPSDVGKLNRLVIPKQHAERYFPLDSSSNDKGLLLNFQDRTGKPWRFRYSYWNSSQSYVMTKGWSRFVKEKKLDAGDIVSFERGVGESGKDRLYIDWRRRPPPPLPPQLHPHNHYGGGRVYSLLQRPLPSSVMSSMPLRHHEHFLHSNNNVHHPYHHQHHNYQLMNQQYLPHQLHQLQGGGDQHVIHHQYPMVIDSVPFYQHGNYKNSATSTSNSASASVASSAGKKLRLFGVNMECSSSPIEEDDHHECQILSSTAIPYQPHLPSSTSSLAFPPLEFIRLPNTSSSSTPPDHLFLSNKGKSTTSFYLDP